The following are encoded in a window of Salinibacter ruber DSM 13855 genomic DNA:
- a CDS encoding glycosyltransferase, whose translation MSARPSLLFVNQHYAPDLASTAQHLTDLAEHLAADGFEVHVLCSRDHYLSGEMDVPAEETRNGVHVHRVRTTAFGREATLGRIADYASYFLQVLGRLLTVLSRAREEQ comes from the coding sequence ATGTCAGCTCGACCCTCCCTTCTTTTCGTCAACCAGCACTACGCGCCAGACCTGGCGTCGACGGCCCAGCACCTGACGGACCTCGCCGAGCATCTGGCGGCGGACGGCTTCGAGGTGCACGTGCTCTGCAGCCGGGACCACTACTTGTCCGGCGAGATGGACGTGCCGGCCGAGGAGACGCGCAACGGGGTCCACGTCCACCGCGTGCGCACCACCGCCTTCGGGCGGGAGGCGACGCTCGGGCGGATCGCCGACTACGCGAGCTACTTCCTGCAGGTGCTGGGGCGCCTGCTTACAGTATTGAGTAGAGCGCGAGAAGAGCAGTAA
- a CDS encoding type II toxin-antitoxin system VapC family toxin yields MDGLDTGFFFELRAGTTAAQDLWRSITERDDPAAVSSVTLYELSRHGLVGRIDRSFAEAVVERAGVAFEQAAVDPTAVLDRAARITQGMGLPMADALIAASLERVGCARVHTSDSDFDDYEGPMEVVLYPTSREQ; encoded by the coding sequence ATGGACGGCCTCGATACTGGCTTTTTCTTCGAACTGCGGGCAGGAACGACGGCCGCACAGGACTTGTGGCGGTCCATCACCGAACGGGATGATCCCGCGGCGGTCAGCTCCGTTACCCTCTACGAACTGTCCCGGCACGGACTCGTCGGACGCATTGACCGGTCCTTTGCGGAGGCGGTGGTCGAGCGGGCCGGCGTTGCCTTCGAGCAGGCCGCGGTCGATCCGACGGCGGTGCTCGACCGAGCGGCGCGCATCACGCAGGGGATGGGGCTTCCCATGGCGGATGCGCTCATCGCCGCCTCCCTCGAACGAGTGGGATGTGCTCGCGTGCATACGAGCGACAGCGACTTCGACGACTACGAGGGGCCGATGGAGGTTGTGCTCTATCCGACATCCCGGGAGCAATAG
- a CDS encoding type II toxin-antitoxin system CcdA family antitoxin, protein MRITVRLPDDLGENVKRRTDNVSAYVTDALTEKIEREERRRARRELLDMAGEGSVDPDIHEQNQQLRRAEDRSGDPSLE, encoded by the coding sequence ATGCGGATCACAGTTCGCCTTCCGGACGATCTGGGGGAAAACGTGAAGCGACGGACGGACAACGTGAGTGCGTACGTCACGGACGCCCTCACAGAAAAAATCGAGCGGGAAGAACGGCGCCGAGCCCGCCGGGAGCTCTTGGACATGGCGGGTGAGGGCTCGGTCGATCCGGACATCCACGAGCAAAATCAGCAACTGCGCCGCGCCGAAGACCGATCGGGAGACCCGTCCCTTGAGTAG